The genomic DNA GGTGGCTGGCGCCCTCTGCAGGACAGGAGGACAGAGTGGAAATGATGAAGGTTTATAAGCACTGTAGtatcatatcatatctttatTATCTCAGACATGGCCACTGAGGTAAAGGGGatgatgatgtgatgatgtAGAGATCAAAAAGTCAACGATTGCACAGCACGCTTGTCAGACATCTACAAGTGCATTAAATCACAACTAAGCATGATCGCACAGCTAATAGCACCCAGTGGATTAATGTGGACTCTGCCTGGTTCTGTGGTGTAGACGCTCAGACTGCGTTCTGCTACCTGCCACCGTGCGTGCGGGAACCGACTCCTTGTTGATCCAGAAGGCCACCTGGGATAGCACAACCACCATGATTAGGGGGATGTATGTTTGGATCAGGTGATACCCCAGCTTCCGCTGCAGGACAAAATGGACCACCTGAACAGAGTAGCGGCCTGAAATGGAGCAGGTGGAAAAACACTCAGAAACTTCACCTAGCAGGCAGAAGGGGAGGAGCTCGGGAGACAACACATCTTCCTGTCCATAAACATACTACAGGACGTTTCCGCTTAGCAAAACAAAAGCCCAGTCCCACCAGATTTGGGAAGACTGCATTTCGTTGCCTTGTACTTGTACTGAGCAAGAGGCCGGAGTTGGAATCTTAATTTAATGGAATGTATGAATCCATCCTGCACCACTTGATGATGCAGTAAAAAATCTGAACCTGTTTGAATCTTTATCGTACTGCTCTGGGGATAATGATGATGAGCTTGAGAAGAAGGGCATCTGTGCTCGCAAGCTAACTGGGGCACAGTCCAGGCTGCCGTCTCTGGGCCTCATCCACTCTCTCTGTGTGGTTGAGTGATCTGATGGGTCCTCAGCAGGAGGTCGTTGCTCTGTGCCCGTCTATaaatctccatctctctcccagaCACgctcctccctccactctcacaGCCCACGTCACCCTCCTACAGGTCTTTTAAAAGACAAGCGACTTTACAAATCAGCCCTGACCAGTTAAGCGTCTTAAGCTGCCTCTGGGAGCAACAGACGGCCCGCAATACGTCTGCTCTGTGACTGCTACGTCATGCGCTTTACTCAGAATAGTCTCTTATGCCACTCCTAATTGGCATCACAGAAGCACAGTCTTTATATTGGATCGAGCCATTACCTTGGAACAAAATGAGAAACAGTGTGCACCTGTATTAATCTGTAGTGTCTCACTGGACAAAGACTGTCCCATCAGATCGTACTGCAGTAAATTGGAGGACTCTGGTGGAACATCCAGAGACTTCTCCGGGCCCTTCCTCCACGTGTAAACCATCTCGCAGTCTGTGTAGGCATCTACAGGTGGGGGGCGAAGAGGCGGAGAGGTCAATGTCGAACACGGCACCATGGTGGCGGTGACGACAGAGACACGGGTACCTACAGCTTCCAAAGCGGAGCGGACAAACATGGCCATCCATGGGGAAATCCATCAGGTTCATGGGGCATTCAGCACGCACCGTCAGCCTGGAGCAGACACAAGAAACGACCCGCACAAAGGACGGTTCTCGACAGAAAAACCCGGCAAGGCAAGCAAACGTGAATGAAGTGTGTGCAAAAAAAAGCATCTGCAAACACATGGTCTCCATGTGCCTGCTGACTCTTAATTAGTTTCTTGATTATATTTTGTCCGTGGAGGCGGTCCAAGAATCCTAAAGGTACCTCATTGTGTACAACACTGTGCCATTTTGCATGATGCGAAACATCTTGTTGGGTGTGGTCATGTTGTGCGCCAAAGACTTCTTGGCATTGCGGAAAAAGGTGTCAGGGGTCCAGATCTTCTCTACCATGCGGTTGTTCAGGCGTAGCACGTCGATGGGGCCCTCAAATATCAGCCTCTCGTCCACCCACATTTGACGAAAAAACATATCCATGGTGAACTCCTGTGTGTCAGAACACAGACTGAACGTGAGGTTGGATTTTCAATTCaggtcaaaactcataaaaattACATTCTGGTGTTGGCTGAATACTTTGGGCTCCCACTTGAACAATGTGTTTTTCACACACTAAGACAACTGTGTAAGAAAATATAGAGCTATTGTGATATTGTCCACAAAATAGGTATATTTTAGGAGATAGCATCACGGCGATGTCACATTTCATCATTTCTTGCTCAGCTATGTTACACAGCTAGGTAATATTAGGTCAAAGGAAATGGAGACAGGTGAGCAAATACAATTTTTTTCGTACCATTTCAACATCCGACACGGGTCCAAAACTGGTCACAAATATGTCCGTTTTTATTTCAGTGGCAGAACCTACAGAGAGTGGCACTGACCGTTAAGtgtaataatagtaaaaaaaaactcagtGTACACTTGCCATTGGTAGACTTGTGATGACTTTTAAATACTTAATTAGCAAGGATGTTTTATCACAATTTTAGCCTCACCTCCCGATCCGGGGCGGAGCCGGTTGTCGTAACCCTCAAGAAGTCTGTCCAGGATTCGCGTAATATTTTCTGAATTTATCCGTTGGTTTCCCGTTATATTGCTGACACTGGAAGAATTGATTTTCATATCAACATTATAACTGTTTATACATGATTACCACAATAATAAATCtgtacaaataaaataaaataaaaacaaaacaaacacacaaaacctaTAATTGAATCAGGCCAGATAGGGTTGGTCATGGATAGTGTAAGCTTTCAATGTTTCGACATTAGTATCGCTTGTTTCATAAAATTTCCTCTACTCACCTGATCAAAAGTAGAAATACTAAAAGAGTGTCCATTCCTATCAGTACAACTCTCACTTGCCAGTAGGTACGTAGCCTATGTACCTGGCACTGTATCGTAGGTTCAGGAGATCAGGAGATATTCACAAACTTGTGTTTTAGATGCTGTTTCTTGTTGTGCGACTTTCAGAATACGTGAACTTGTGTAAGGTGAGATCTTTTAGATCTTTAATAATCGAGTTAAGGGATTAATCCTAATTAGGAATACCCTCCCCCTACCCGAAAAAAGaaaggttaaaaatattttgaaGCACATGTATAATTAGTTGCTGATCACAATGATGTTAAGTATTTGTCATTTATATGACCCACCAAAGAGCTTACCTAGCATACTTCAAAGTCAGACATCTAGACAAGTAAATCCCACTCCGATGCATTAGGGGGCGCTGTAATCCTGCACACGCCACAGATTCTGTACGTAGAAGAGTTGACAGAGAAAAGCAAGAATGTGCATGACATGTTCTTGTCTTCGTTTATTTAATGAATTGGACTATTTTGAAATGCGTCGCCCACGTACGTAATTTACTGTTAGAATTTTACATAGCATATGCTGGTCTGCCCTGTGTGGTGTTAAGTATTAAGTAAAGTATTGGCCAGCTAAGCATGTCGGTCCATTTTGAAGAGAGAAGTGGTGTTATTCCGTGTCAAACACCGTGGGGTTCGTGGTATCAGACCATGGAGGAGATTTTCATTGAAGTTAACGTCCTTCCTGGAACATCAAGTAAAGATGTTAAATGTATTCTTGGAAGCAAACAAATAGAACTTAACGTAAGAGGAAAGCAAATATTCAAGGTAAGTTACCTAAGCTACAACTCCATAAACACAGCTAACATAACTAGTAGTATTATTTCTATGTTGTATAGTCTATATACAAGTGTATGGTATGTATACAGTCTACAATGACTGGTAAGAGTATGTGTTTCAGGAGAAAGTTACATAACGTATACCGTTACTTCTCCGCTGGTTAGTTTGCAAGTCAAATTTCCcgagattaaaaaaaatatgtgaATTCTAAAAGGTTTTGTATTTGAACATCTCAGGGTCAGCAGCTGACCACAAGAGATATCTTATGTAGGTAGATAGTTAGCCACGTTTGAGCTGTTACAATATATAAACAACATGAATGAAACATTGTTTTCTAAAAGGCCTCATTTTAGAGTGGTTCTCCTTCTGTAAAGTAATTTTTGGAGATACAAGATTTGTCAGACAGTGACAATACTTACCAATTAGTTTTTTTCCCCACAGGGAAAGTTATTTGGAACAACAGTGGGAGATGAGGCGACATGGACACTGGGTGAGGTTTTCCTGACCACAGGCCCTGTTGCCACACCATTGAACATAATCAACTCTTGGTGGGGGACTCGCTGAGCTAATGCAGTTCTTGTTCTGACTTTTCTTGTAATACCATGAAGAGGACAAAAAGCTGATCCGGATTATTCTGATGAAGACGAACAGGGAGGCTGGGAACTGCTGGACCTCACTGCTGGAAGACGAATACGCAGCTGATCCATGGATCCAGGACCAGATGCAGCGGAAGCTTACACTGGAGAGGTTCCAGAGAGAGGCAAGTGCTCACACCCATACGGATGCCAAGATTCTTGCCCAACACACCTATATTAGTTCA from Brachyhypopomus gauderio isolate BG-103 unplaced genomic scaffold, BGAUD_0.2 sc135, whole genome shotgun sequence includes the following:
- the gabra6a gene encoding gamma-aminobutyric acid receptor subunit alpha-6a isoform X4, encoding MHRSGIYLSRCLTLKYASVSNITGNQRINSENITRILDRLLEGYDNRLRPGSGGSATEIKTDIFVTSFGPVSDVEMEFTMDMFFRQMWVDERLIFEGPIDVLRLNNRMVEKIWTPDTFFRNAKKSLAHNMTTPNKMFRIMQNGTVLYTMRLTVRAECPMNLMDFPMDGHVCPLRFGSYAYTDCEMVYTWRKGPEKSLDVPPESSNLLQYDLMGQSLSSETLQINTGRYSVQVVHFVLQRKLGYHLIQTYIPLIMVVVLSQVAFWINKESVPARTVAGVTTVLTMTTLSLSARSSLPKVSYATAMDWFIAICFAFVASALVEFAAVNYSTTLVTNRRKRGVVSGGSALEFVAVGSDDEDDSPTSDVNIGAGPRKRFGSVSDDPQTWQPLLLQQGSAVPPDRMVACPSPIDQYARVLFPLAFGFFNLTYWYIYLSKDTMEKPR
- the gabra6a gene encoding gamma-aminobutyric acid receptor subunit alpha-6a isoform X2; translated protein: MDTLLVFLLLISVSNITGNQRINSENITRILDRLLEGYDNRLRPGSGGSATEIKTDIFVTSFGPVSDVEMEFTMDMFFRQMWVDERLIFEGPIDVLRLNNRMVEKIWTPDTFFRNAKKSLAHNMTTPNKMFRIMQNGTVLYTMRLTVRAECPMNLMDFPMDGHVCPLRFGSYAYTDCEMVYTWRKGPEKSLDVPPESSNLLQYDLMGQSLSSETLQINTGRYSVQVVHFVLQRKLGYHLIQTYIPLIMVVVLSQVAFWINKESVPARTVAGVTTVLTMTTLSLSARSSLPKVSYATAMDWFIAICFAFVASALVEFAAVNYSTTLVTNRRKRGVVSGGSALEFVAVGSDDEDDSPTSDVNIGAGPRKRFGSVSDDPQTWQPLLLQQGSAVPPDRMVACPSPIDQYARVLFPLAFGFFNLTYWYIYLSKDTMEKPSFMSHTTEETLIAFVYRLT
- the nudcd2 gene encoding nudC domain-containing protein 2; its protein translation is MSVHFEERSGVIPCQTPWGSWYQTMEEIFIEVNVLPGTSSKDVKCILGSKQIELNVRGKQIFKGKLFGTTVGDEATWTLEDKKLIRIILMKTNREAGNCWTSLLEDEYAADPWIQDQMQRKLTLERFQRENPGFDFSGAEISGNFHGGGPDFSNLK
- the gabra6a gene encoding gamma-aminobutyric acid receptor subunit alpha-6a isoform X1; translated protein: MHRSGIYLSRCLTLKYASVSNITGNQRINSENITRILDRLLEGYDNRLRPGSGGSATEIKTDIFVTSFGPVSDVEMEFTMDMFFRQMWVDERLIFEGPIDVLRLNNRMVEKIWTPDTFFRNAKKSLAHNMTTPNKMFRIMQNGTVLYTMRLTVRAECPMNLMDFPMDGHVCPLRFGSYAYTDCEMVYTWRKGPEKSLDVPPESSNLLQYDLMGQSLSSETLQINTGRYSVQVVHFVLQRKLGYHLIQTYIPLIMVVVLSQVAFWINKESVPARTVAGVTTVLTMTTLSLSARSSLPKVSYATAMDWFIAICFAFVASALVEFAAVNYSTTLVTNRRKRGVVSGGSALEFVAVGSDDEDDSPTSDVNIGAGPRKRFGSVSDDPQTWQPLLLQQGSAVPPDRMVACPSPIDQYARVLFPLAFGFFNLTYWYIYLSKDTMEKPSFMSHTTEETLIAFVYRLT
- the gabra6a gene encoding gamma-aminobutyric acid receptor subunit alpha-6a isoform X6, coding for MHRSGIYLSRCLTLKYASVSNITGNQRINSENITRILDRLLEGYDNRLRPGSGGSATEIKTDIFVTSFGPVSDVEMEFTMDMFFRQMWVDERLIFEGPIDVLRLNNRMVEKIWTPDTFFRNAKKSLAHNMTTPNKMFRIMQNGTVLYTMRLTVRAECPMNLMDFPMDGHVCPLRFGSYAYTDCEMVYTWRKGPEKSLDVPPESSNLLQYDLMGQSLSSETLQINTGRYSVQVVHFVLQRKLGYHLIQTYIPLIMVVVLSQVAFWINKESVPARTVAGVTTVLTMTTLSLSARSSLPKVSYATAMDWFIAICFAFVASALVEFAAVNYSTTLVTNRRKRGVVSGGSALEFVAVGSDDEDDSGSAVPPDRMVACPSPIDQYARVLFPLAFGFFNLTYWYIYLSKDTMEKPSFMSHTTEETLIAFVYRLT
- the gabra6a gene encoding gamma-aminobutyric acid receptor subunit alpha-6a isoform X3 — encoded protein: MHRSGIYLSRCLTLKYASVSNITGNQRINSENITRILDRLLEGYDNRLRPGSGGSATEIKTDIFVTSFGPVSDVEMEFTMDMFFRQMWVDERLIFEGPIDVLRLNNRMVEKIWTPDTFFRNAKKSLAHNMTTPNKMFRIMQNGTVLYTMRLTVRAECPMNLMDFPMDGHVCPLRFGSYAYTDCEMVYTWRKGPEKSLDVPPESSNLLQYDLMGQSLSSETLQINTGRYSVQVVHFVLQRKLGYHLIQTYIPLIMVVVLSQVAFWINKESVPARTVAGVTTVLTMTTLSLSARSSLPKVSYATAMDWFIAICFAFVASALVEFAAVNYSTTLVTNRRKRGVVSGGSALEFVAVGSDDEDDSPTSDVNIGAGPRKRFGSVSDDPQTWQPLLLQQGSAVPPDRMVACPSPIDQYARVLFPLAFGFFNLTYWYIYLSKDTMEKPREVD
- the gabra6a gene encoding gamma-aminobutyric acid receptor subunit alpha-6a isoform X5 yields the protein MHRSGIYLSRCLTLKYASVSNITGNQRINSENITRILDRLLEGYDNRLRPGSGGSATEIKTDIFVTSFGPVSDVEMEFTMDMFFRQMWVDERLIFEGPIDVLRLNNRMVEKIWTPDTFFRNAKKSLAHNMTTPNKMFRIMQNGTVLYTMRLTVRAECPMNLMDFPMDGHVCPLRFGSYAYTDCEMVYTWRKGPEKSLDVPPESSNLLQYDLMGQSLSSETLQINTGRYSVQVVHFVLQRKLGYHLIQTYIPLIMVVVLSQVAFWINKESVPARTVAGVTTVLTMTTLSLSARSSLPKVSYATAMDWFIAICFAFVASALVEFAAVNYSTTLVTNRRKRGVVSGGSALEFVAVGSDDEDDSQGSAVPPDRMVACPSPIDQYARVLFPLAFGFFNLTYWYIYLSKDTMEKPSFMSHTTEETLIAFVYRLT